The Alcaligenes aquatilis genome contains the following window.
AAGCAGGGTCAAGAAATTAGCGAACAAAATCTGGACTACTTTTACCAGTGCTACGCCAACACCTACCAAGAGCGCGGGCAACATCCTTATCTAAACCGGGATTTCTTTGCCCGCCTGCACGAGCAGTTACCCGAATCCCTGGTATTGATTCTGGCACAACAACATGGACAAGAAGTCGCCTGCGCCCTGTCGCTACGGGACGGACACACGCTTTATGGACGTTACTGGGGCTGTACCCGCTACGTGCCTGGCCTGCACTTTGAGACCTGCTACAACCAGGCAATCCAGTTTTGCATTGCACAGCAACTGCGTGTTTTTGAAGGTGGCGCTCAAGGCGAGCACAAGCTCTCGCGTGGCTTGTTGCCCACGCCCACCAGCTCGGCACACTGGATTGCAGATCCTCGCTTTGCCCACGCCATTGAAGCGTTTGTGCATGAAGAAGCGGGCCATGTGGCCCGCTATCAGGAAACTCTCAGCAGCCATACCCCGTTTAAAACGCTGGCAGGCTAAAAAAATCAGTCTTTCTTGTCTTTGCCGGGTGGCACAAAGGGAAAGACCGAGAACATCTGCCGAGTCTGATCCTGCATCTGGTCCTGCATTTGCACGAACAGATTCTTGCTTTGGTCGATGTAGCTGTTCATGACGGTTTGCATCACAGGGGCCTGTAGGCTCATGAATTGCGCCCAGGCCTCGGGGCCGAACTGCCCGCCATACACGCCCTTGGACTGTTCGGTCATGCGCTCCTGAATTTCCATGAAAGCCTGAATGTTTTTTTCCAGATACGAGCCCATGACCCCCTGCATGGCATTGCCATAAAAGCGGATGATCTGCATCAGCACCGGAGTGGAAAACATCGGGATACCCCCGCTTTCTTCCTCAAGAATGATCTGCAGCAAAATACTGCGCGTCAGGTCCTCGCCGCTTTTGGCATCGACG
Protein-coding sequences here:
- the phaR gene encoding polyhydroxyalkanoate synthesis repressor PhaR; amino-acid sequence: MGSPRLIKKYPNRRLYDTQASAYITMVDVKQLVLSGEEFAVVDAKSGEDLTRSILLQIILEEESGGIPMFSTPVLMQIIRFYGNAMQGVMGSYLEKNIQAFMEIQERMTEQSKGVYGGQFGPEAWAQFMSLQAPVMQTVMNSYIDQSKNLFVQMQDQMQDQTRQMFSVFPFVPPGKDKKD